Within the Sulfurospirillum barnesii SES-3 genome, the region TTGTTTCCATAATGAGATTTTCAATAGTGCCGTTATTGCCGCCAAAATCGTTGTATTTCCATTCTCCTAATTTATCAATATACATGTTGGCACTCGCTGTTTTATCATCGCTTCGAACTTTAAACTCATATCTACCGTTTTTCTCTTTGTATGGAATGCCTAGAGCATTCAGAACCGCTGCTGGGTCAGTTAACTTTAATTCGTCTTTTGTGCGTTTAGATAGTTGGCTGAACTCTTCTTGAGTTAACTTAAGTTGTTTTGGTTGCGTTGGCTGTTGCATTGTTGTTTCCTTTTTTTCTTGTGCGCTGATTAAATCAGTTGCATTTAGCTTTTGGCTATCTCTGGCAGCTCGTAGCTGCAACTCTTTTAAATTGTCGGTGATAATGTGAGCTTCAAATTTTGCTCGTGTTATTTGCGTGTAAAAATCATTAAAACTTGCGGATTGTGAATTTGCGACGGCTATGACTTTATCTGTGGTTTTACCTTGAGAGGCAAAGTCCGTGATGGCGTAAGCGTGTTGGATGTATTTGTAGTCTTTAAGACTAAAAGTTTTCACTGCTTTTTCAAACTGCACGGTTATTTCATTGTTTACAATTGCTGTTATTGTTCCAATTTGTCCATTTTTTAACCCCAGTTTAGAGTCGTTTTTTTTCATGATGACTTGCTCGCCCACCCCAAAATCTGTAAACGTCTCTTTGAACAAATTTAAGCTATTGCCGTGTGTGGATAAATATACTGTCTCAGTAAATGTTTTATCTTTAAAAAAATGCTCTATTTCTAAAGTGTTTTTATCGATATTGATTTTCTTGATTATCGCTTCTCTGCCTGCACTGATTGAACCTATATTTTTAGATAAATATACTTTCTCATTTACTTGGTAATAGATTGCGCTTCTCTTTTCCAGCGCTGACATACTTGGAACTTCACGAGTAGCAAAATTTTTAGATTCGGTTATCTTTCCGTTCCCGATTAAATGAGAGCGTATAGAGCTATTTAAAGCTCTACGGTCTGAGTTGGTCGTAGTGATTAGGAGTGAATTGTGTCTATCTTTGAGATATTCAACTTCTGCGGCTTTTAGCCTCTCTTTAGGTTTTTTTATCTCTCTAGTGGTGTCTTTTAAAATATTTAATGCAGCAGATATATCTTTGTCTAAAATATTTTTAACTGCATTTTTCATCAAATGATTTTTTTGTCGATTGCCTTCATCTAAATATACTGTCTCAAATCCCTGCCTTTGCATTCCTGCAAATATATCACCTTGAGAGATACTTTTCTTTTGATTTTGATCTCCTGAAAAGACCAATTTTAAATTATTTTCCTCTGCTATTTTAATCAGCGCCTCAGTGTCTCTGAGCCCTAACATACCAGCCTCATCTATGATTACGATAGCGTCTTTGACTCCATTTCCATTTTCTTGAATAAACTTAGCAACGGTGTAAGACTCCTTTATCCCTGCCTCTTTGGCTAAGTTGTCAGTAGCTGTTCCTGTTGGAGCTAGTGCAATGACTTTTATGTCTTGAGCCTCTGCTACATTTTTAACAATTTCGAGAGATGTAGATTTACCAGCACCTGCAACACCTTGAGCAAGAATAAATTGCTTATCGCATGTAAGAATAGTGTGAGCTAATTGAGTTTGTCCCTCTTTCAGCTCAAAACCTTTTTCTTTTTCAAACTCTTTAATTGCCTTATCTACTTGGGTTTTATCTGAAGTGATAGAAAAATTAATGCTCTCTTTTTTACTAAAAATATATGTCTCTTTTTCAAGCACTTCTTTGGTCGTGTATTGATTTTCTTCTTGATTGATTTCTATCAAATCTTTATAATTTTTAAACTCGTTTTGGATGGCTTCGATAGATACATCAGTGGTTAAGCTGACTTTGAGCGCATGTTTTAAAATGTCTTCACGACTAAATACAGATTTCCTATCTGTAATGTCCGTGATGGCGATTTGAACGCATTCTTTGGCTGTTATATGTCGTACCTCTAAATCTGCTTTTTTATATTTTATTGAGGCAATATCCGCTCCAGCTTCTTTCAGCCTTTCTATGTTGTGCTCTTGAATTGCCTCTCTATCTTTGTTTTTATCTTTCCATTTAGCTGTTTGTTTTTGGGCGGTATGGGTTGCTTTATAACTTGTTTGCCCTGACTCTGCCATCTCATTTTTAATATCATCTTTACGAGTTGAGAACTTATCTCTTAGATATTTATTGACATTTTTTAGGGAAAATGTGCCCACTTTTGCATCTGTTATCTCTACTTCAAAACCTAATTTTTGAAGTTTTTGTGCAAATGAATTACGCTGGATTTGACCTATAAGTTGATGATTCATCATTATTTGATTAAACTCAACGCTTTTCCATTTACCATTTTCGTCTTGAATCATGTTAATGGCTAAACAATGTTGATGTAAATGCATATCGTTATTTCGGCTTTCACTATGGTCGAATCTCGTAAAAATCATTTTAGGTTGTGCTTTTTGACCTTGTACATTATCTCGACTCTTGGAGTTTGAATAATTAGCCTCTGCAAAATCTAAGGCCACTGAAATAGACTCTGTAAAAGCTTCTCTTATTTGAGCTTTTACGTCATCGCTTGAAACTTCATATAAAATTGAAATTGATTTATCTGCTGCAAAAGTTAAATCACAAGCTGCTCGGAGTCTATCTCCATCTTTATCAAAATCTTTTTTAGTGAGCTTTATGAGTTGCTCTCCGCTTACAGGATGTCGTCCAGCCAAAAGAGAATCGAAGTCTTTTAAATTAAAATCTTTTAATCCGAGTTCATCTTTAAGTCCACCATAAAATGAACCTTGTTCAAACTCATTATTAAGATAATAAGTGTCTTTTTCAAAATAATTCCTTGCATTAGAAGCGGTTGTAATTTTGGGCTGTGCTAACAATTTTTCTCCTTTTTTGAGATTTTTTCTTTAAAAGCAGCGTTCCACCTCATAGGTGGGTTTGGTGCCTCTCTCTAGCGAGTAATAATTGATTAATAACTCATTAATATTTGAGTAATAACCATTAAAAGGTATTAATAACCTATGATAATGCGTAATAAGCGTTAATATTAACGTTCAAATTGGCTGTAGTCTGGTTCTATGATTTCAAAGCTTTTGACTTCACTTTTTTTGAATAGATTTGAAGGTGTAGTGGTTTTTTGTGGAGTAGGTTTTTTTTCTATCTCTAAATCTTCTTTCACTTTTTTTGGCTGTTGTTGTCTTTTAATATATTGAGACAAATTTGATTGTTTAGCCTCAACTCCATTTAATCTCAAAAATTCGCATATCGATTTTTGAGAAAAACCTTCTTCAATAAGCTGTGAAATCTCAGAATTAAATTTATGTAATTCTGAGATTTTTTTTACTTTATGTTTTTTTTTGAATTGTGCTAAATCCATTTTTGACGCTCCTATCCAAATAGCCCTGTTAGCCAAAAGGTTAAGGTGACAAACAAGCCACCTACAAATAGACCACCAAGCCCAGTAATGATAATCCCTCGCTCACTCTTACGCTTACATTCGTAAAATTCCTCTCTCACATTTCGAAGGGCGATAAGGTTAAGCTCTAGCTCCAGCCCTTCTTTTTTTAGACTTTCAAAAAGAGAATTTTTACTTAAAGCAATCTTAAATTCATTAAGTATCTCTTGTTTTAGTTTTTTGGGATTGAAACTCTGCTCAATTTTTTGCACTTGCCCAATGAGTTGTGCTATATCACTCATTAAAATATTAAACTGCTCATCGCTTAATATTTTTACTTCACCCGCCATTTTAAGCCCCTAGCTTATTTGCAATTTTGGCCATCATTGGTTCAATAAACTCTCGATATAGATTTTGGGCGTTTAGGACTAAACCTCTTTGTTTAGTTAATTCAAGCCTGATAGCATCATCGGGCTCAGCTCTCTGCGCTCTCGTGATAGCATCTACGTCACTATCGATTAGGGATCTAAGGGTAACACCCATACTGCGTGATTTTTTGATGGCTTTGGAGTCTTTTACAACAAACCAATTAGCTTCATCGTTTAAGTCGATTCCATACTCTTTTTTTAGTTTTTTTAGATTGTTAAAAAAAGTCTCAAATTGCTCTTTAGGTTCGGCGTATTCAAAATTGTTGAATCGATTAAAGCTAAACATTATTTTTTGAGGATCGACTTCATTTTTAATGTTTTCTAAAAATTTTATGGCAACATTAAAATCCTCCGAACCGTCCATAGCTGGGATGATAATCAAGTCCAAGGTATCGTATAAATTACTCTTTTTCATGGCTGAATGAAATCTGTCTAACATTACAGCGCCAACATCTATTATTCTTATGCCTGGGCTTAAGAGCAGATTTTCAAATTCAAAAAATGACTCGCTGGTTTCATCAATGAAATCCATCTGTAAACTTTCATAAAATCCTTGAGCGTCCAGCCTTGAGTCGCTCTGGTTAATGTAATCGATCTCTATTAATGTTGCATCCTGTAGATAAGATGCTACCGCGCTACTAATTGTGCTCTTACTCGCGCCACCTTTGAAGTTGTAAACTAAGACATTCTTTTTCATTTATTTTCCTCCTTTTGTGATTCTTTTTGCCATCTTCGGCTGAAATGATGCTATTAAAGACGCATTAGTTGTTTTGGCTGAGCCACCTTTGACATTGCAACTTAAATAAGATGCTACTATGCTGCTTGTCGTGCTCTTACTCGCGCAACCTTTGAAGTTGTAAGCTAAGACATTCATATTATTTTCCTTTTGATTTTTGGATTTGCAAGATGGAAAATTTTCCGTCTGTGCTGTTGATGCCTGTTGTGTATTGGTTTTTGAGTGTGTAAAGTTGAAAAACTGTGTCGCTCTCCGCCACTTGGATATTGTATTTTTTTAGAAGCCCTTGTAACTCAAGAGCTTCGCCAGCTTTATTTTTTAATTCGCTATTTAAATAATATTGATTGAGCTCACTTTGCGCAAAACTTCCAATATAGCCACCGACTAATAAGGCGGCAATGCCTAAAAAAATGGTGTTTTTAATTTTAAAGCTTGAAACTTTTTGTTCAAATTTTAAAAAACTAGCCATGTGATAATCAACTAACTCAAGGTGCTTGAGCATTTTTTGCGCGGCTTTGTTTGAGGCTTCAATCGTTTTAAGGTCTATTGATTTAGGCTTTAGACTATGCGATAGTTCATGTTTTGCAATAGGTGTTTTTGGCACTTGTGGTTCTGGTGTGTTGGTGTTTCTTTGAGAAACGCTTTGAAAAGATTTTGGCTGCTCAAATGCTCCCTCGTCCTCCTCATCCTCGTACTCATCTTGATCATACGGTTCTTCACATTCTTCGAACTCTTCTTTCATTTTTAAAACTCCTTTTGGCAAAATATCTAATTGAAAACAAGGCAAGTATCAATTTGTTCTCAATTAGATATTAAGGTAAAAATTGACAATGCGTTCAAGCTGGACTCAATCCAGCCACCCACCCAGGATACCCGCCACTTGATTAACGGTTTAATTATTACGGAGGTGTCGCACTAGTAATGTAAAAAACATGAGGCTTTACACCAGTAGCGTAAAGTAAATTTAAACCCTCATTTAAGCCTCTTAGAAGGGGCTTAAATGAAGATTGTGGGGTGGGTAAGGGAATTTTTCTCCCCTAAGTTATTTTTTGAGTTTTTAAAAGAAAAAAATTATGCTGAGTTGACGGGTCTGACTGTAGTGAAGAATTGAGGTATATTTTTTTCTTTTTGAAACCCCTCTTTCTTATCATCTAATTTAGTATTCTTAATACGTGTCGATTTTCCCAACTTGGGGAAACCCAAATGTGGGTTTTCAACATTTGGCTCAAAACTTGGGCAATCGTCCAAATAGTATGTACCAGTACCATCGCTACTTTTGGTATAGGTTATATAGCCATGTGATTTTAATTCGTGCATGGCGGCTATGATGGCTGCTTGGCCGTCTTTTTGTTGATTTGCAATGCTTTTAATGGTGAAATTCCAGCCATCTTCCATACTAAACATGTATGAAAATAGCCCTTTGGCTTTAAATGAGATATTGGGGTCGCGTAAAAAATTATTAGAGATTTGCGCAAAATCGCGTTCTCTCTTTTTAGTTTTATTGTCGCTCACTGTTTTTGTACCTTAATTTTTTGGCACGTAATAAGCATGTGTGAGTTATAATAGTAGACTACAATGCTTTATTAAGTGTTGTCGATTAAGCCTTAGTTCTCAAAATTTGGTCGTGGAGAGAACTAGGGCGACTATGCTATTTTGGTGATTTCCGTTCCATCATTCCATTCGATAATTTCTTGTATGCTCCATAATCTTGTTTTCCCAATTTTGCGCCATCTTGGCAATAACTTTCTCTTCAAAATTTGGGCTTCACCAAGATCACAAAATAATTTATTTGCCTTTGAAACACTAATGCCAATCACCTGACTCATCTCATTAATATCAAGGTTCATTTTTTGATATTTTTCAAAAATCATTTTTATTTTTTCATTCATTTCTTTTCCTTTTATTTTACTCTTTATATCTTCTTTTTTTCTTCTTTTGTAATTCTAATCTTTATTTTCTTTACTCCAACTTAAAATATTTATTTTTTACTCTTTTTTTCTTCTTTTAATGTTATAATGATAAAACAACAACATAAGGAATAAAAATGACATCAGAATCGCTCAAAGTCAACTTTATGATCTCTAAAGAAGCAAAACAGAATATTGAACGCTACAGAAAGAGTAGAAGACTCACAAATTCATCACTAATAGATAAACTTTTACAATTTGACTCAGAGGCACTACAGTTATTTATATCTATTTTTAAAGAACAGCAAGAGCAAGAAAATCAGGGATTAGAGTATTTACAATTTAATAATATTGAAGGTGGGATTGTTTTTACTAATAGTATGATGAATAACGCAATTCATTCTAATCTTAGCAGCCTAAGTAATACAAGAAGAAAAGAAGAAAAAATATTTTCTGCGGATACAGTAGAAAATATGAGTAAAAGAGAGCTAGGAGAAAATTTAGAAATAATGGAAAAGGCAATTCTTGTCATAGGCAAAAGTGGCAATGACACTAAAGATGATATAAAAGAATTGAAGTTAAGAATTGAAAAACTTGAAAAAATGATAACGAGATAAAAAAGGAGATTTAAATGTTATTATTAGAAATATTAGAAATATTATTAGACTATCTCAATAAAAATGAAAAGATAGAAGCTTCGGCTTTAAATGAAATGTTAGAAAAATATAAAAAGGCGGTAGAGAAAGAAGAAGAGGATGAGATAAAAAATCGTTATTCAGAAATACTTGAGAATTTTAATAAATTAATCATGAATCAAAATGAGAACGAAGTTATTGAGAATTTAAAAAATTTACTAAAAGAAGTTATCATTTTAGAATATAGTAGAATGTACAATGAAACAGAACATGGGACGATTGAGGATCTTTCCCAAGCCCTTCCCAAAATCCAAACACTTAAGTAAGTCTGAGTCAAGAAGCTTATATGTCAAAGTTTCAAACTTAATCCTTTTGTAGCCTCATGCCTTCTATTTGGCACGAGGTGACTATACCGCAATGTCATTTCAAGCGTTTTATGCCCTAGTTGCTCTTTTATCTGTAAAATGTCAAGTCCACTCATCGCAAGCCAGCTAGCGTGCGTGTGCCTTAAGCTATGAGCGGTGATTTTATGTTGCGTTTTTGCGTCTTTGTTTTTAGGGATGACTGCTTCTAGTGCAGTCATGAAGTGGTCTGATACTCTCAAAATATTTCCACCTGTACTTGTGCTAATGACCAAGTCAGATTTTTTATTTTCTTTGAGATGGTTGATCGTTTTTAACAATAAATCATTCATATATATATGTCTGGCATTGCCATTTTTGGTTTTTTTAAAATAAATTGTGTTTGTCTCAAAATTCACATCGTTCCATCTAATACCAGTCTCATCACTACTTTTATTTTTTTTTGAACTCGCCCCTGTGATTTCACTAAATCTTGCACCTGTAAATAAAAGCAATACTGTTAAATGATACGTTGTTGTATCAATAGATTGCAATATTTCCAAAAGCTCTTTTGCCTGTTCTTTGGTTAAAAATGACAATCTATGATTATCCACATCTGGCATTTTCACTTTTCCGTTAGAGATAGGGTTTACAAAATTAGTTATTATCTCATGCTTTATTGCATAATTAAAGATGGTTCTAATGAGCGTTATTTGATGTTTGACGGTTTGCGCTGCTAGCCCTGTACGGATTAAGTCTTGTTTGAAGTTTTCTAGGTCTAATGATTTTAAACTTTTAACGGCTTTATTGCCAAAAATAGGGGCAATGTGCTTGTCATAATTCCACTTATCCATCTGGTGAGATTTTTTACTAACTTTTGCATGCTCATAGAAAACTTTCCATAAATCATCTAGTTTAATTTTATTGACCCGAGAACCTTTTATGGTTGGCTCTTCGTCATGCTGGATTTTGTATTTAATTTCAATGAGTTTAGAATACGCATCTCTAGCAGTAAAATCACTTGAAGCGGTCTTTTTGCCAACTAGAACTTTTTTCGGCTTATTGTGCTCATCTCTGTAGTTTATATAGAAGGATATATCTCCATTTTTGAGTATATTTTTCCATACTCCCTCATATTTGCCGCCAACTGGTTCTAGTGCCAATCGCTATCCTTTGAACTTTTCAATGTTGATTTTTTATTATAGCAAAATAGATAATTTTTACTACAGTTTTTACTACAATATTTAAAAATATATACTTTATAATGACTAATATTGAAAAATATGAATAGTTATAAAAAGCCTATATTGTGGTATTTTGTGAGCATTTGAAAAAGATTAAGGATTAATGAAAAGATGAGAAAAAAAGACTTAGGATCTGGTGCCGAGAGGCATGGGAGTTCGAGTCTCTTTATCCGCACCATCCCTATTTTAGGGACTTTCAAACAAAAATCAAAAAACATTTTTACTTTCAAAATCTCAAAAGTACACATTAGGGTACACATTAAAAAATTTATCACCAATTCAATGCATGATTTCATTAACATCTATTTTCAGAAGTTTTCTTCACTGCTTACATGATACTAAAATACTGCTAGAAAATTTATGTGTGCTTCTTTGACTATATTTTGAGGTTCTAAAATGAACTTGTGAGGCACAACAAGTGGAAGTTTTAGTGCCTAATTGGTGCCTTTTAGGTAGTAAAATGAACTATATGCCTATTTTAGGATATTAACGGCTATTCGAAAATTTAAGTCTCTTTATCCGCACTACGCACAATATAGGACTTTACATCCTCTTGGAATCGGTACTTTCTTCTTTTAAATTTTCTCAAATTACACTTTTATATATTCGTTTATAGTCATTTACTAAATAACAAAAAATAATAGTATAATTTTTCAGATTCATCTGAATACTTTTTACAAAAAATGAAATTATAGAGCGATTTAAACCGCGGAATTGAAAAATTAATGTACTTGTCTAATATCACTGGAATATTATCATTTTACGAATACATTATAAAGACACTAGAATTAAGCTGTATTTCATCGTATCTTTATAATAAATATTTAAAAGATAACCGTCATGTAAAATATGACAACAAGCAAATGGTTTGCGCAGATAGTCCATATTTTATATATGATAATTATAAAAATCCGATTAACATAGAATTTAATCCTCTCAATGAGCAAGAAGAATCATGCAGTCATTTGCTAATAAATGATTCAATACATCAATACCTAAAATATCTAATATACAATCTATTTAATAAACTAATTAACATTAAAAATGGCATACCTACTAATAACGCACACAAGTTTGAAAAAAATCAAATAGATATATTACAAAATCCAACAAAAAATACAATATTCAAATTTAATAATCTCTTCAATATTGTCAGTGCAACATCATTTTCAAAAAACATAATTGATTTTTCAATTGATTTTATCAACTCTTCAAATAGTGCTAAAGTACATTTTAAATACCATCTCTATGATGCACTTTGTACAATACAAAACAATACAATTTTTGGGATTTATCTTGAAGATTCTGAAATTACATTGTTTAAGCAAATATATGAAAATTACATAATCAACATAATTAATAATTTATTCAATAAGGATATAAAGATTCCTGAAAATAGTAGTAGGTATCCTCGTTTTTATGTGCTAATGATGATAAGAGTAATCCTACAAGAAGCTTTTTTTGAAAAATATAATATATCTTTCACCATGAACACCCCAAAAAAGCTTTCAGAAAGCTATGAGATATTATCTAATTTAAATAAATTTATAAAAATACTACCACAAATCTCTGAACAGCAACAAGAATTTGACCGACAATCTTACAAAAATGAACTAGAAATAAGAAAAGCAAGTGAGCCTGATTGGCTTATATTAAAGGATCATAATATGCCAACAATATTGAGTAACCAAGAATTAGAGGTTGCCAACGATAAGAATATGGATACTTTAACAAAACTTATAGAAACAGCCAACCAAAAATATAATAGACGAGTCTATAACTTTCTTGCAAATGAGCAGGTAAATCTTTTTATACAAAACTATAACGAAATGAAAAATAATCAAGAGTGGTCAGAAATTTTTTATTGGCAGAGCTTAGTGCTAAATATTCTAAATGAAAATGGCGCAAGTTTATGGTTTGATACCAGAATTGACAAATATTGTTTTCGTTCAAAAATTGGTGGTAATATTATTCATGAAAATAAAGAAGGAATAAGTGAATTATTATCTAGAGCCTTAAAAGATAGAATAACTAATTTTTTAAATAGATTCAATAGTGTATTTTTTGCTAATCACGCAATCGAAATTGTATTGGTACATAAACTTAATGGTATACAAAATCAAAAGTTAAAACAAAGTGAGAGAGCATCCAATGTAATAAAAATACTACTTTTTGAAAATGCAATACCAACCATAGATGATGATAAATTTGATGTTCAATCCCCTATGGAATTCTCTCAAGATTACAACCATTTATTTTATACAAGAAACCGATTTGTACCTACAAAATATCTCTTAAAACGCTTTAATAACACTAATCTTACTAGCAATAATGCAACTAGTTTTGATAATCTATTTACTCTTAATGAGGATAGCTATTTGCTTGAAACTATGAAAGATACATCAAATTGCAGACGCTCATCTTTCATAGAAGATCTTATTTTTTATCTTGTAAATGAGGATATACATTCATACTACTATGTGATGAATTGGTTAGCTTATTTTTTCCATAACTTACAAAAAAGTGGTACTGCATTAGTGCTAATTGGCGACCAAGAAGTGACACAAAATATTTTGTGGGATAAAATTATAAAAGAGATTTTCGGACTACAATACTGTATTACTATTAATGATAAAGAGTGCAATACTGCCTCATATTTTGATATTGCAAAAGATAAACTCTTTTTTCACATAGGCGATATCACTGATGCTGCAACAAAATTTGATGATGAAACCTTGTATAGACTTGTAAAAGATCTTTTAGTGA harbors:
- a CDS encoding tyrosine-type recombinase/integrase, yielding MALEPVGGKYEGVWKNILKNGDISFYINYRDEHNKPKKVLVGKKTASSDFTARDAYSKLIEIKYKIQHDEEPTIKGSRVNKIKLDDLWKVFYEHAKVSKKSHQMDKWNYDKHIAPIFGNKAVKSLKSLDLENFKQDLIRTGLAAQTVKHQITLIRTIFNYAIKHEIITNFVNPISNGKVKMPDVDNHRLSFLTKEQAKELLEILQSIDTTTYHLTVLLLFTGARFSEITGASSKKNKSSDETGIRWNDVNFETNTIYFKKTKNGNARHIYMNDLLLKTINHLKENKKSDLVISTSTGGNILRVSDHFMTALEAVIPKNKDAKTQHKITAHSLRHTHASWLAMSGLDILQIKEQLGHKTLEMTLRYSHLVPNRRHEATKGLSLKL
- the mobF gene encoding MobF family relaxase gives rise to the protein MLAQPKITTASNARNYFEKDTYYLNNEFEQGSFYGGLKDELGLKDFNLKDFDSLLAGRHPVSGEQLIKLTKKDFDKDGDRLRAACDLTFAADKSISILYEVSSDDVKAQIREAFTESISVALDFAEANYSNSKSRDNVQGQKAQPKMIFTRFDHSESRNNDMHLHQHCLAINMIQDENGKWKSVEFNQIMMNHQLIGQIQRNSFAQKLQKLGFEVEITDAKVGTFSLKNVNKYLRDKFSTRKDDIKNEMAESGQTSYKATHTAQKQTAKWKDKNKDREAIQEHNIERLKEAGADIASIKYKKADLEVRHITAKECVQIAITDITDRKSVFSREDILKHALKVSLTTDVSIEAIQNEFKNYKDLIEINQEENQYTTKEVLEKETYIFSKKESINFSITSDKTQVDKAIKEFEKEKGFELKEGQTQLAHTILTCDKQFILAQGVAGAGKSTSLEIVKNVAEAQDIKVIALAPTGTATDNLAKEAGIKESYTVAKFIQENGNGVKDAIVIIDEAGMLGLRDTEALIKIAEENNLKLVFSGDQNQKKSISQGDIFAGMQRQGFETVYLDEGNRQKNHLMKNAVKNILDKDISAALNILKDTTREIKKPKERLKAAEVEYLKDRHNSLLITTTNSDRRALNSSIRSHLIGNGKITESKNFATREVPSMSALEKRSAIYYQVNEKVYLSKNIGSISAGREAIIKKINIDKNTLEIEHFFKDKTFTETVYLSTHGNSLNLFKETFTDFGVGEQVIMKKNDSKLGLKNGQIGTITAIVNNEITVQFEKAVKTFSLKDYKYIQHAYAITDFASQGKTTDKVIAVANSQSASFNDFYTQITRAKFEAHIITDNLKELQLRAARDSQKLNATDLISAQEKKETTMQQPTQPKQLKLTQEEFSQLSKRTKDELKLTDPAAVLNALGIPYKEKNGRYEFKVRSDDKTASANMYIDKLGEWKYNDFGGNNGTIENLIMETTKVSYKEALDYAIVHLGITNHVKERLDELNGTRTAIRTASDLSFKMQENLKRAEIHINSKVTSVKELKDYAPAVEYLASRGIHKIPPQLKMITGEYMAKDGTIKKAFGVGIESIGGGGDIHFLKPLGSLKSMNLGEKNISLFKSQTPTQSVCVFESKMCYAAAYNQRDFTHTDVIIANSTSNAHKVAEAIKDKYTQVAFYNQNDKPGIDFVKKVSSEAQQTDFTYIKYQKNEQGKDINDLHKDGVQLEEREEKSFMLKVKETYKGIDSIISSLENFKEFYDFLTHMQKGDVIEIFNSLEYIATERPDLARASCEIIVDFSKDITDREYTLEEVAKNLAQEIYEEVQERPRER